The Tardiphaga alba genome includes a window with the following:
- a CDS encoding DUF3280 domain-containing protein, whose protein sequence is MAATAAHGAEPRVAVFDFELVDTSLDGELKGPRDDEHERLLRISAQLREQLRQSGRFELLDMTRLNAAAHEKNLQACGGCDVQMAQEAGADLAITGTVQKISNLILNMTIYLRSTRTGRLVTTMNADFRGNTDESWSRAVSYLARNRLLAPNYGAPQLAQ, encoded by the coding sequence GTGGCTGCCACTGCTGCTCACGGCGCCGAGCCCAGAGTTGCCGTGTTCGACTTCGAACTGGTCGATACGAGTCTCGATGGCGAGCTGAAAGGGCCGCGCGACGACGAACACGAAAGGCTGCTGCGCATCAGCGCTCAGCTGCGCGAGCAGCTCCGGCAGTCAGGCCGGTTCGAATTGCTGGACATGACGCGGCTCAATGCTGCAGCGCATGAGAAAAATCTTCAGGCTTGCGGCGGCTGCGATGTGCAGATGGCGCAGGAGGCCGGCGCGGACCTCGCTATCACAGGCACCGTGCAGAAGATCTCCAACCTCATTCTCAACATGACGATATATCTGCGCAGCACACGCACCGGGCGGCTGGTGACGACCATGAATGCCGACTTCCGCGGAAACACGGACGAGTCGTGGTCGCGGGCAGTCAGCTATCTGGCGCGCAATCGCCTGCTCGCGCCGAATTACGGTGCGCCGCAGCTGGCACAATAG
- a CDS encoding calcium-binding protein, translating into MFAGAGDDQVFAGDHADIVYGDGGADRIFGDGGNDMINAGAGDDTVFGGAGDDLIVAEIGDGNDVYFGDDSDGGTGIDTLDMSAITANITVHLGTGALAKGSVSSSQTGNDTIWGIENVNTGSGNDVIIASNAVNVMDGGSGNDTFKFTSASAANGDTILGFEPGDRLDLSGIDANVTASGDQGFTLISGSAFTAAGQLAISFESRDDGDFTIVQGNIDGNADADFKIEIAGHQTLTAANVSL; encoded by the coding sequence ATCTTCGCAGGCGCGGGTGACGACCAAGTCTTCGCCGGCGATCACGCAGACATCGTCTATGGTGATGGCGGTGCTGATCGCATCTTCGGCGACGGCGGCAACGACATGATCAATGCGGGTGCCGGTGACGATACGGTGTTCGGCGGCGCCGGTGATGATCTGATCGTTGCGGAAATCGGCGATGGCAACGACGTTTACTTCGGCGATGACAGCGACGGCGGCACGGGGATCGACACGCTCGATATGTCCGCGATAACCGCCAACATCACGGTCCATCTCGGGACCGGAGCACTCGCCAAGGGAAGCGTTTCAAGCTCTCAGACCGGCAATGATACGATCTGGGGGATCGAGAACGTCAATACAGGGTCCGGAAACGACGTCATCATTGCGAGCAATGCTGTCAACGTGATGGACGGCGGAAGCGGCAACGATACGTTCAAGTTCACTTCCGCATCGGCAGCCAATGGCGACACGATCCTCGGTTTTGAACCCGGCGACCGTCTCGACCTCAGCGGCATCGACGCCAATGTCACTGCGAGCGGTGATCAGGGCTTCACCTTGATCAGCGGTAGTGCATTCACCGCAGCTGGCCAACTCGCGATCAGCTTCGAGTCGCGGGATGACGGTGATTTCACGATCGTGCAAGGCAATATCGATGGCAACGCCGATGCTGACTTCAAGATCGAGATCGCCGGACATCAAACGCTGACAGCGGCGAACGTCTCCCTCTAA
- a CDS encoding sensor histidine kinase, with translation MLWHRFDIGQNSNLFREFLAASALTIFLSMASLAYFISRELENSMLETAADEGAILIDGFLGPSLQTLASSSHLQSDAIEKLDNLLKTTMGGRTKALKVWLRDGTLVYATDKRLVGQKFPSAKLDASFQGKSFGSFASTDDQAHETERQFPKPLVEIYAPIYRAGTREIIAVGEVYNSGARLAAEVSAMRWTAVGIVGSMTAPMIVALLLLVWRASGVVRNQRHYLHSRIHEARSLAHQNEQLRQASEAIQLAAMHSNEQLLGQIGQDLHDGPIQLVSVLALKLSELGETSSATNSGLFANVTTLTSSILKELREISTGLVLPELGGLTCTETLEFAIRHHERNTATLVECDLGAMSFKPEPALQVCMFRVLQECLNNAYTHGAGREQRVTASETASLITIVVSNSVASQSDAKPSSSHRTGLGLPGLRRRVLAHGGSFVAQLSNGQMVVTVELPTRVLQEETAVQTAVAIS, from the coding sequence ATGCTTTGGCATCGCTTTGACATCGGACAGAACTCGAATCTGTTTCGAGAATTCCTGGCGGCGTCCGCGTTGACCATTTTCTTGTCGATGGCCTCGCTTGCCTACTTCATCTCGCGCGAGCTGGAAAACAGCATGCTTGAAACCGCGGCTGACGAGGGCGCCATCCTGATCGATGGATTTCTAGGCCCATCTCTCCAAACGCTGGCTAGCTCTTCTCATCTGCAAAGCGACGCAATCGAGAAACTCGACAATCTCCTTAAGACCACCATGGGCGGACGAACCAAAGCGCTCAAAGTATGGCTACGCGACGGGACCCTTGTTTATGCGACCGACAAACGATTGGTCGGACAGAAATTCCCATCCGCGAAACTGGATGCAAGCTTTCAGGGAAAGAGCTTTGGCTCCTTCGCAAGCACCGACGACCAAGCCCACGAAACCGAGCGGCAGTTTCCAAAGCCTCTCGTCGAGATATATGCGCCAATCTATCGGGCGGGCACACGCGAGATCATTGCGGTCGGCGAGGTCTATAACAGCGGCGCTCGTCTCGCCGCAGAAGTCAGTGCGATGCGGTGGACCGCGGTTGGTATCGTCGGCAGCATGACGGCACCGATGATCGTTGCGCTTCTGCTGTTGGTGTGGCGCGCGAGCGGCGTTGTCAGGAACCAGCGGCATTATCTTCACAGCCGGATTCACGAAGCACGCTCACTTGCACATCAGAATGAACAGCTCAGGCAGGCGTCGGAAGCTATTCAACTGGCCGCCATGCACTCGAACGAGCAATTGCTCGGCCAGATTGGTCAGGACCTGCATGATGGACCCATCCAGCTGGTCAGCGTGCTCGCATTAAAACTGAGTGAACTCGGCGAAACGTCTTCGGCGACGAACAGCGGCTTGTTCGCCAACGTGACGACACTCACGAGCTCGATCCTCAAGGAGCTTCGCGAAATATCGACCGGACTTGTTCTGCCGGAGCTCGGTGGCCTCACTTGCACCGAAACGCTTGAGTTCGCCATCCGTCACCACGAGCGGAATACCGCTACCCTGGTCGAGTGCGATCTCGGCGCGATGTCATTCAAACCTGAGCCCGCGCTGCAGGTGTGTATGTTTCGCGTTCTTCAGGAGTGTCTCAACAACGCCTACACGCACGGCGCTGGTCGCGAGCAACGCGTAACCGCATCGGAAACTGCGTCCCTGATCACCATTGTGGTCAGCAACTCGGTTGCTTCTCAATCGGATGCAAAACCATCGTCAAGTCACCGGACGGGCCTGGGATTACCGGGTCTACGTCGGCGCGTCCTCGCTCACGGCGGCAGCTTTGTTGCGCAACTCAGCAACGGCCAAATGGTCGTGACGGTCGAGCTCCCGACGCGGGTTCTTCAGGAAGAGACGGCGGTACAAACGGCCGTCGCAATCTCGTAG
- a CDS encoding YVTN family beta-propeller repeat protein: MRCMCVIGIAIGLGRAEPAAAFLAYISNEKSNTVSVIDTDSWTVTATIKVGQRPRGIELTRDGKSVLVAVGDDDTVQVIDVASRKVIDSLPSGPDPELFTQDAVGKILYIANENDNTVTIVDIEKRARIGDVQVGVEPEGMAISPDGKILINTSETTNMAHFIDTATREIVANVLVDARPRYAEFKRDGSELWVSSEIGGTVSVIDPAKRDVIHKITFEIPGLRREAIQPVGIGMTKDAKTAFIALGPANRIAVVDVASRKVLKYLLVGQRVWHVAFTPDEKYLLTTNGVSNDVSVIDVAAQKVIKTIQVGELPWGIAMARP; the protein is encoded by the coding sequence ATGCGATGTATGTGCGTGATCGGCATCGCCATAGGTCTCGGCCGGGCGGAGCCTGCCGCAGCCTTCCTCGCCTATATCTCGAATGAAAAGAGCAACACCGTCTCGGTGATCGACACCGATAGCTGGACCGTCACCGCCACGATCAAGGTCGGCCAGCGCCCGCGCGGCATCGAGCTGACGCGCGACGGAAAGTCCGTTTTGGTAGCAGTCGGCGATGACGACACCGTGCAGGTGATCGACGTCGCCAGCCGGAAGGTCATCGACTCCCTGCCGTCCGGGCCGGATCCCGAACTCTTCACGCAGGATGCCGTCGGCAAGATTCTCTACATTGCCAACGAGAACGACAACACGGTTACCATCGTCGATATCGAGAAGCGCGCGCGTATCGGCGATGTGCAGGTCGGCGTCGAACCGGAGGGCATGGCGATCAGCCCGGATGGCAAGATCCTGATCAACACATCCGAAACCACCAACATGGCGCATTTCATCGACACGGCGACCCGCGAGATCGTCGCCAACGTGCTGGTGGATGCACGCCCGCGCTATGCCGAATTCAAGCGCGATGGCTCGGAACTATGGGTGTCGTCCGAGATCGGCGGCACCGTCTCGGTGATCGATCCGGCGAAGCGGGACGTCATCCACAAGATCACATTCGAGATCCCCGGCCTCAGGCGCGAAGCCATTCAGCCGGTCGGTATCGGCATGACAAAGGATGCGAAGACCGCCTTCATCGCGCTCGGCCCCGCCAACCGCATCGCCGTGGTCGATGTCGCCAGCCGCAAAGTGCTCAAATATCTGCTGGTCGGCCAGCGCGTGTGGCACGTCGCCTTCACGCCGGACGAAAAATATCTGCTAACCACCAATGGTGTCTCCAACGATGTCTCAGTGATTGATGTCGCCGCGCAGAAAGTGATCAAGACCATTCAGGTCGGCGAACTGCCCTGGGGCATCGCCATGGCGCGACCATGA
- a CDS encoding TonB-dependent receptor has product MRVRVLVVASLPIGLLPLPTCAIAQSPPGEAQVLPAVVVSAPAAASKRGPRRQATPRVVQQQRTVYVYPTTPTAQSGIDSSKVAASINYVDARAIERTNSLNVTDALQQQVPGILINEVAGNPFQPDLQFRGFVASPVAGTPQGLAVYQNGVRINEAFGDTVNWDLIPTAAIRSVSVITNNPAFGLNALGGAVNIQMKDGFNYHGAELSVMGGSFGRIQGSAQWGKQVDGFAVYGALEGVHDKGFRNFSASDIRRFYGDVGYRSDSSEFHLNMGVADNKFGAAATVPVELLQRSYGATYTTPQTANNRVGYLNFTGKAEATPTWTVEASAHLRFFRNKTQDGNPTGVERCQDPTLLCFNDDNTPANGLNGVQLANPFADGAVLGENDRTTTRSTTIGGSLQATNTDQLFGHDNRFVVGASYSSSVSRFTASAELGTIGPDYVVTGSGIFLGPSGEPVGIGPVSLRTTNRYGGIYALDTFDVTSAFSITGGGRFNTAQIVLEDQIGTALNGNETFNRFNPIIGGTYKITPGLTAYAGYSEANRAPTPLELGCADPANPCIVAAFLVSDPPLKQVVSRTIEAGVRGSSQLNLGTFGWKLGAFRATNADDILAIPSPVLQGYGYFQNVGSTRRQGIEAEVTLRAPTLQLYASYAFIDARFLDALAIGSNSPFADADGNIQILPGNQIPAIPRHRVKAGFDYAVTDAFKVGGDALFVSSQYYVGDDSNQAPKLESYAVFNAHASYQIDKSVQVFARIDNILDRRYATYGTFFETDSVPNFANGGAEFTDPRSVSPARPRAFYAGVKVRF; this is encoded by the coding sequence ATGCGCGTGCGTGTACTGGTCGTCGCTTCGCTGCCGATAGGGCTTTTGCCGTTACCGACCTGTGCCATCGCGCAAAGTCCGCCCGGCGAGGCGCAGGTCCTGCCCGCGGTGGTCGTGTCGGCACCCGCCGCCGCCAGCAAGCGCGGTCCCCGCCGTCAGGCCACCCCGCGCGTCGTCCAGCAGCAGCGCACGGTCTATGTGTATCCGACCACGCCGACCGCGCAGTCCGGCATCGATTCCAGCAAGGTGGCCGCGAGTATCAATTATGTCGATGCCCGCGCCATCGAACGCACCAATTCGCTCAACGTCACCGACGCCCTGCAACAGCAGGTGCCGGGGATACTGATCAACGAAGTCGCCGGCAATCCATTCCAGCCCGATCTGCAGTTTCGCGGTTTCGTCGCATCGCCGGTGGCCGGCACGCCGCAGGGACTCGCGGTCTATCAGAACGGCGTGCGGATCAACGAGGCCTTCGGGGACACCGTGAACTGGGACCTGATCCCGACGGCGGCGATCCGCTCGGTGAGCGTGATCACCAACAATCCGGCCTTCGGCCTCAATGCGCTGGGCGGCGCGGTCAATATCCAGATGAAGGACGGCTTCAACTATCACGGCGCTGAGCTGAGCGTGATGGGCGGCTCGTTCGGCCGCATCCAGGGCTCGGCGCAATGGGGCAAGCAGGTCGATGGATTCGCCGTCTATGGCGCGCTCGAGGGCGTGCATGACAAGGGATTCCGCAATTTCTCGGCATCGGACATCCGGCGTTTCTACGGCGATGTCGGCTATCGCAGCGACAGCAGCGAGTTTCATCTCAATATGGGCGTCGCTGACAACAAGTTCGGCGCGGCGGCGACGGTGCCGGTCGAGCTGCTGCAGCGGAGTTACGGCGCGACCTATACGACGCCGCAGACAGCAAACAATCGCGTCGGCTATCTCAATTTTACCGGCAAGGCCGAGGCGACGCCCACTTGGACGGTGGAAGCCTCGGCGCATCTGCGCTTCTTCCGGAACAAGACGCAGGACGGCAATCCGACCGGTGTCGAGCGTTGTCAGGATCCGACGCTACTGTGCTTCAACGATGACAATACGCCGGCGAACGGGCTGAACGGCGTGCAGCTCGCAAATCCGTTCGCTGATGGCGCCGTTCTCGGCGAGAACGACCGTACCACGACGCGCTCGACCACGATCGGCGGTTCGCTCCAGGCGACCAATACCGATCAGCTGTTCGGCCATGACAACCGCTTTGTCGTGGGCGCCAGCTATTCGTCCAGCGTCAGCCGTTTCACGGCAAGCGCCGAACTCGGCACCATCGGACCCGACTATGTCGTCACCGGCAGCGGCATATTCCTCGGCCCGTCCGGCGAGCCGGTCGGGATCGGCCCGGTCTCGTTGCGCACCACCAACCGCTATGGCGGCATCTATGCGCTGGATACGTTCGACGTCACCAGCGCCTTCTCGATCACTGGCGGCGGTCGCTTCAACACGGCGCAGATCGTGCTCGAAGACCAGATCGGCACCGCGCTCAATGGCAACGAGACCTTCAACCGCTTCAATCCGATCATCGGCGGCACCTACAAGATCACGCCGGGACTGACGGCCTATGCCGGCTACTCGGAAGCCAACCGCGCGCCGACCCCGCTGGAGCTCGGCTGCGCGGATCCGGCGAATCCCTGCATCGTGGCGGCGTTTCTGGTGTCCGATCCGCCGCTCAAGCAGGTCGTCTCGCGCACCATCGAGGCGGGCGTGCGCGGCAGCAGCCAGCTGAATCTCGGCACGTTCGGCTGGAAGCTCGGCGCGTTCCGGGCCACGAACGCCGACGACATTCTGGCGATCCCGAGCCCGGTACTGCAGGGCTACGGCTATTTTCAGAATGTCGGATCGACGCGCCGGCAGGGCATCGAGGCGGAAGTGACGTTGCGTGCGCCGACGCTCCAGCTCTATGCCAGCTATGCCTTCATCGATGCACGCTTTCTCGACGCGCTCGCGATCGGGTCGAACAGTCCGTTCGCGGACGCAGACGGCAACATCCAGATCTTGCCCGGCAACCAGATTCCGGCGATCCCGCGGCATCGTGTGAAGGCCGGGTTCGACTATGCGGTGACCGACGCCTTCAAGGTCGGAGGCGACGCATTGTTCGTCAGCAGCCAGTATTACGTCGGCGACGATTCCAACCAGGCGCCGAAGCTGGAGTCCTATGCGGTGTTCAATGCGCATGCGTCGTATCAGATCGACAAGTCGGTGCAGGTGTTTGCCCGCATCGACAATATCCTCGACCGGCGCTACGCGACCTACGGCACATTCTTCGAAACCGACTCGGTGCCCAATTTCGCCAATGGCGGTGCAGAGTTCACGGACCCCCGCTCGGTCAGTCCGGCGCGGCCGCGCGCCTTCTATGCGGGTGTGAAGGTCAGGTTCTGA
- the fghA gene encoding S-formylglutathione hydrolase, with amino-acid sequence MTMQTVSLNRSFGGTQGVYKHASSATGTEMTFSVYVPPHPDGAKLPVVWYLSGLTCTHANVTEKGDFRAACAELGLIFVAPDTSPRGADVPGDADNAYDFGLGAGFYVDATQEPYARNYRMWTYVTEELPELVAAQFPIDGSRQSILGHSMGGHGALTIALRHPDRYRAGSAFAPIVAPSQVPWGIKALGGYLGDDKAAWRKHDAVSLIEDGARFSEFLVDYGDADNFLTEQLRPELLQRACETAGIPLTLRRQPGYDHSYYFISTFMADHLRWHATRLKV; translated from the coding sequence ATGACCATGCAGACAGTTTCGCTCAATCGATCCTTCGGCGGCACGCAGGGCGTCTACAAGCATGCCAGCAGCGCGACCGGGACCGAGATGACGTTCTCGGTCTATGTCCCACCGCATCCGGACGGCGCAAAACTTCCCGTCGTCTGGTATCTGTCCGGCCTCACCTGCACCCATGCCAATGTGACCGAGAAAGGCGATTTCCGCGCTGCCTGTGCCGAACTCGGCCTGATCTTCGTTGCGCCGGACACCAGCCCCCGCGGGGCCGACGTTCCCGGCGATGCCGATAATGCCTATGACTTCGGGCTTGGCGCCGGCTTCTATGTCGATGCCACGCAAGAGCCTTACGCACGCAACTATCGCATGTGGACCTATGTCACGGAGGAATTGCCGGAACTCGTCGCCGCGCAGTTCCCTATCGATGGCAGCCGGCAGTCGATCCTCGGTCATTCCATGGGCGGACACGGCGCACTGACGATCGCGCTGCGTCACCCCGACCGCTATCGCGCGGGCAGCGCCTTCGCGCCGATCGTTGCACCGTCCCAGGTGCCGTGGGGCATCAAGGCACTCGGCGGCTATCTCGGCGATGACAAGGCTGCCTGGCGGAAACACGATGCAGTGTCGCTGATCGAGGACGGCGCAAGATTTTCCGAGTTCCTCGTTGATTACGGCGATGCCGACAATTTCCTGACCGAGCAGCTGCGGCCGGAATTGCTGCAACGCGCCTGCGAGACGGCCGGCATTCCGCTCACGCTGCGCCGCCAGCCCGGCTACGATCACAGCTACTATTTCATTTCGACCTTCATGGCCGATCATTTGCGCTGGCATGCAACGCGGCTCAAGGTTTGA
- a CDS encoding histidine kinase, producing MWQNLSLRARINLLVAVVLALGLIANIARLALDAAPRVEAEDQSVIRLTREFIETIGPSLSGTQNADARLDEIVADLNRLRHVSIVRQSEESAPSAKSESRDRHDAVGSPPSWFVSLIHRERTSVPVSVTIGGKREVLTITSHPDDEMQEIWDGIVTQLALGLIVALALFAVTSLVIKRALAPLDALAQAMGDIEVGNYQTRVAPAGAPELAALCTRINHLAVTLDGVLEDRRRLAERSVSLQDQERKEIARELHDEFGPYLFAMRAHAGALMRLAGQDPADNAALSKHGAAILTQVDALQQFNRRILERLRPVGLTDLGLAGAIGVLLRLWRESRPDVVIEARIAPELARFGEVAELTAYRLVQEALTNVFRHAQATQVTVTITPLQQKAATTGHGSVSVRIQDNGRGLDRSRNGGLGLLGMRERVWALSGTLAITSDADGVIVEAIIPVMQQWSDAPALQDREFVPTLSGK from the coding sequence ATGTGGCAGAACCTGTCGCTCCGTGCCCGTATCAATCTGCTCGTGGCTGTCGTGCTGGCCCTCGGTCTGATCGCCAATATCGCGCGTCTGGCGCTAGATGCCGCGCCGCGTGTCGAGGCCGAGGATCAGAGCGTCATCCGGCTGACACGCGAATTCATCGAAACTATCGGACCGAGTCTCAGCGGCACGCAAAATGCGGATGCGCGGCTCGATGAAATCGTCGCCGATCTGAACCGGCTGCGACATGTCAGCATCGTCAGACAAAGTGAGGAAAGCGCGCCGTCTGCGAAGAGCGAAAGCCGGGATCGGCACGATGCTGTGGGCTCTCCGCCATCCTGGTTCGTGTCGCTGATCCACCGGGAACGGACATCCGTCCCGGTGTCGGTCACCATCGGCGGGAAGCGGGAAGTGCTGACGATTACATCGCATCCCGACGACGAGATGCAGGAGATCTGGGACGGGATCGTCACGCAACTGGCGCTCGGCCTGATCGTCGCATTGGCACTGTTCGCGGTGACGAGTCTGGTGATCAAGCGCGCGCTGGCGCCGCTTGATGCGCTGGCGCAGGCGATGGGCGACATCGAGGTGGGAAACTACCAGACGCGCGTCGCGCCTGCGGGAGCGCCAGAGCTCGCGGCGCTCTGCACCAGGATCAACCATCTCGCCGTCACGCTGGACGGCGTGCTCGAGGACCGGCGACGGCTGGCCGAGCGAAGCGTTTCGCTGCAGGATCAGGAGCGCAAGGAGATCGCACGCGAACTGCATGATGAGTTCGGGCCATATCTGTTCGCCATGCGCGCCCACGCCGGCGCGCTGATGCGTCTGGCTGGCCAGGATCCAGCCGACAACGCGGCGCTGTCGAAGCACGGTGCCGCCATTCTGACGCAAGTCGATGCCTTGCAGCAGTTCAATCGCCGGATTCTCGAGCGGCTGCGTCCGGTCGGGTTGACAGATCTCGGCCTCGCCGGCGCTATCGGCGTGTTACTGCGGCTGTGGCGCGAATCCCGCCCGGACGTCGTTATCGAAGCCCGCATCGCGCCAGAACTCGCCCGCTTTGGTGAGGTCGCCGAACTGACCGCCTATCGCCTCGTGCAGGAAGCGCTCACCAACGTCTTCCGACACGCACAGGCAACACAGGTGACTGTGACGATCACGCCTCTGCAACAGAAAGCCGCGACGACGGGGCACGGCAGCGTGTCGGTGCGCATACAGGACAATGGCCGCGGCCTCGATCGCAGCCGCAATGGCGGGCTCGGGCTGCTTGGCATGCGGGAACGGGTCTGGGCCTTGAGCGGGACGCTGGCCATTACCTCCGATGCCGATGGGGTGATCGTCGAGGCCATCATTCCCGTGATGCAGCAGTGGTCGGATGCGCCCGCGTTGCAGGATCGGGAATTTGTCCCGACCTTGTCGGGAAAATAG
- a CDS encoding response regulator transcription factor: MMSVALVDDHPLMIEAVSSLLARSGGFEIVATGVTANDVIDICAREKPQVIVVDLNMPGDIYSAIEQARRASPDTKVVAFTAATGVDPAIRALDSGATGYVLKGSSSRELIEAITAADSGETYITQHFASRVITALRDSSLRRRAAEAVKLSIREQQIVRLLLHGKTNKEIASTIRISEKTVKHYMTLLMQKLHVRNRLEVVIAAQKLDARTMSNALHS; this comes from the coding sequence ATGATGTCCGTCGCTTTGGTCGACGATCATCCGCTAATGATTGAAGCTGTATCATCGTTGCTGGCGCGTTCCGGCGGGTTCGAGATAGTAGCCACGGGCGTAACGGCCAACGACGTGATCGATATTTGCGCGCGCGAGAAGCCGCAGGTCATTGTTGTGGACCTGAATATGCCGGGCGACATCTACTCGGCCATCGAGCAAGCTAGACGCGCCTCCCCCGACACGAAGGTCGTCGCGTTCACTGCGGCGACGGGCGTGGACCCTGCGATCAGGGCACTGGATTCGGGCGCAACCGGCTACGTGCTCAAGGGCAGCAGCTCGCGCGAACTTATCGAAGCCATTACAGCGGCAGATTCGGGCGAGACATATATTACGCAGCACTTTGCTAGTCGCGTGATCACAGCGCTGCGGGACTCGTCCTTGCGACGACGCGCCGCGGAGGCCGTTAAACTCAGCATTCGCGAGCAGCAGATCGTTCGCCTTCTTCTGCATGGAAAGACGAACAAGGAGATCGCATCGACGATTCGTATCAGCGAAAAGACCGTCAAACATTACATGACGCTGCTGATGCAGAAGCTCCATGTCCGCAATCGCCTGGAAGTCGTCATCGCCGCGCAGAAACTCGATGCGCGCACAATGTCGAATGCCCTCCATTCATAA
- a CDS encoding response regulator transcription factor, whose translation MRVLIVDDHPIVTSGCRAVFADDPDIELLEASDAASGEQVFLTGDPDICIIDINLPTVSGYELARRIRLRDENARIIMFSMNDDPVFAARAIESGAKGYVSKTGDPHDLLEAVYEVARGGVYLPSAMARSLAFAGPSLAQSPLAKLNSREMEILRLLGAGKSLAEIAWMVHASYKTVANTSSLMRQKLGVRSSVELVRFAIERGIA comes from the coding sequence ATGCGCGTTCTGATCGTGGATGACCATCCCATCGTGACATCCGGGTGCCGCGCCGTGTTCGCAGATGATCCCGATATCGAGCTGCTGGAGGCTTCCGATGCAGCCAGCGGTGAGCAGGTTTTCCTGACCGGCGATCCCGATATCTGCATCATCGACATCAACCTGCCGACGGTTTCCGGATATGAACTGGCGCGCCGCATCCGGCTACGCGACGAAAATGCGCGCATCATCATGTTCAGCATGAATGACGACCCGGTGTTCGCCGCCCGCGCCATCGAGAGCGGCGCCAAGGGCTACGTCTCGAAGACGGGCGACCCGCATGATCTCCTCGAAGCGGTCTACGAAGTTGCGCGGGGCGGCGTGTATCTGCCATCTGCGATGGCGCGCAGCCTCGCCTTCGCGGGGCCGTCGCTCGCGCAAAGCCCTCTGGCGAAGTTGAATTCACGCGAAATGGAAATCCTGCGGCTGCTCGGCGCCGGCAAGAGCCTCGCCGAGATTGCATGGATGGTCCATGCCTCCTACAAGACAGTCGCCAATACATCTTCACTGATGCGGCAGAAGCTCGGAGTTCGCAGTTCGGTCGAGCTGGTGCGCTTCGCCATCGAGCGCGGCATCGCCTGA